A DNA window from Trypanosoma brucei brucei TREU927 chromosome 11 chr11_scaffold01 genomic scaffold, whole genome shotgun sequence contains the following coding sequences:
- a CDS encoding protein kinase, putative, with translation MNTHAAAVTVGSVLFQCAESRVYECDFYSHPAVCKYRLPKPYRHPTLDKRLREQRSVREARALVRCQKQGIAVPAVYAIDRESCAIVMERIIGMSVRDVLNEAQRPLEGAVSPVAARLLEGMGEVVGLLHNAHIIHGDLTTSNFMYRTATVAEGKADSAACGAAPRDRLVVLDFGLVMDKNSAEERAVDLYVLERAIKSSHPSLEGVASAFILNGYRRTADPHQVEATITRLGAVRARGRKRSMVG, from the coding sequence ATGAATACGCACGCGGCCGCTGTTACGGTTGGGTCGGTGCTGTTTCAATGCGCCGAGTCACGTGTGTATGAATGCGATTTCTACAGTCACCCTGCCGTATGCAAATATCGGCTTCCAAAGCCTTACAGGCACCCTACATTGGATAAAAGGCTTCGTGAGCAGCGCTCTGTGCGTGAGGCAAGGGCATTGGTGAGATGTCAAAAGCAAGGGATCGCGGTGCCAGCGGTGTATGCCATCGACCGTGAGAGTTGCGCCATCGTAATGGAACGAATTATTGGGATGAGTGTACGGGACGTGCTTAATGAGGCGCAGCGGCCGTTGGAGGGCGCAGTGTCACCGGTGGCCGCCCGCCTGTTGGAAGGGATGGGTGAAGTGGTGGGGCTTCTGCACAATGCTCATATAATCCACGGGGATCTTACAACCTCAAACTTCATGTACCGAACAGCAACTGTGGCGGAGGGGAAGGCTGATAGTGCAGCATGTGGAGCCGCTCCACGTGATCGTCTCGTCGTGTTGGACTTTGGTTTAGTGATGGACAAAAATAGTGCGGAAGAGCGTGCAGTCGACTTGTATGTTCTTGAGCGGGCCATTAAATCGTCGCACCCGTCGCTCGAAGGCGTGGCTTCAGCGTTTATCTTAAACGGCTACCGTCGTACTGCAGATCCACATCAAGTGGAAGCGACTATCACACGTCTTGGGGCTGTGCGGGCGCGTGGTCGCAAGCGTAGTATGGTGGGATAG
- a CDS encoding cyclophilin A (identical to:GB:AAB07896.1: cyclophilin A {Trypanosoma brucei brucei;} PMID:12062813) gives MSYRPHHATVPTNPKVYFDVSIAGQAAGRITFELFADAVPKTAENFRALCTGEKGFGYAGSGFHRIIPQFMCQGGDFTRHNGTGGKSIYGEKFPDESFAGKAGKHFGAGTLSMANAGPNTNGSQFFICTAPTQWLDGKHVVFGQVLEGMDVVKAMEAVGSQGGSTSKPVKIDSCGQL, from the coding sequence ATGTCATACAGGCCCCACCACGCAACTGTACCCACCAATCCCAAGGTGTACTTTGATGTGAGCATTGCAGGTCAGGCAGCCGGCCGCATCACCTTTGAGCTCTTCGCTGACGCCGTACCAAAGACGGCGGAGAACTTCCGTGCGTTATGCACTGGTGAGAAGGGCTTCGGGTACGCCGGCAGCGGCTTTCATCGCATCATTCCGCAATTCATGTGCCAAGGTGGTGACTTCACTCGCCACAATGGCACAGGCGGCAAGTCCATCTATGGTGAAAAGTTCCCCGATGAAAGCTTCGCCGGAAAGGCGGGTAAACACTTCGGCGCTGGCACGCTTTCCATGGCCAACGCTGGCCCCAACACGAACGGTTCCCAGTTCTTCATTTGCACGGCTCCCACTCAGTGGCTTGACGGCAAACACGTCGTCTTCGGTCAGGTGCTTGAAGGCATGGACGTCGTCAAGGCAATGGAAGCTGTCGGCTCGCAAGGGGGAAGCACAAGCAAGCCCGTCAAGATTGACTCGTGCGGCCAACTATAA